agaaataaaaatcattCATGTGAATAACAATTACCAATACAGACACCATGTGAAGAGGTTGTATGCTGGAGCTGACTATACTGGCAGCCTGTGAGATGAGATACTGATCATCCACTGTTGCACGAGGATGAGTATGAACAGTGCGAACATATGAAGCTTGCAAATGCATGTCTAGAAATGCATGACAAGTACAATATGGCCCATAGTTTTACTCATATTTTCTTCTAAGAATGAAAGTACACAAGTATGTAATATTCAAACTGTATGGTACTGGCCTTGCATTTGATGAAGTTAAAAGCCATTAAATCGTCAAGTTTTGAAACTTTAAAAAGCTTACCACTATTTTCTATTCACATGACCAATGCACACGGCTTATGCAATGCACATAAGATTACTTGCTCAATTTGGAGCCCAAAATGCAGATATCACATTAAAAGATATGGACCTCAGACCAATACGCTAGTTCCAAGTATCCAATTCCCCATCTTCACATTCTGCAGATTTatactcttttttatttcataatcaCATAAGTTAacattgaaagaaaagaatgaagacAGCAGATCACCTGCATATTCAGAGCTCTTCGCTGAGGATCTTCTGGCAATAATGCCTTTTGAGGATACTTTTCTTCCAAATACTAGCCAACAGTaccattaatagcaattacaATTGAATATCAGAAATGAGTTATAACACGACAAATATAAGATAACAAAAGGAGTGTTAAAGATCTCAGAGACACAAAACTATCATGACTTATTTAAGTACcgattgaattttataaacaCGATAAAATGGCATGCAGCCAcgaaagaaatgaagaaaaataaagagcatTTATTGGTGCGACTCTGCAGTCAGTCACTCTATACTTGTAAGCCTTGTGTTAATGTGGCTCTTGTATacatataatcatattatacatatttacttATTAAAGTGAAGAACACTGACCAGAAATATAGCATAAGAGTCTGAGACTACCACATCACCGTCAACCAAAACCGGAACATAATGGAGAGGATTTAATTGTTCAAACTCTGGGACGCATGCACAACACTCGATTAATTCTATGAGATAACAGCATAGTTGctaacatttttatttaatcagaatttttattttttttcaaaaccttTCTTGGTAAggaaaatatacaaaaaatcACTTTTGACTCTTACCTGGAGAGAACTGCTCTCCTTTAGCAAGGTTCACTGCTTTGTACTCATAAGCAAGCCCTAAACATCTATTACTCATCAGTCGTGCTTAGAAACAAATCAAAGCGTCTAGACTAACATTctcttgaaaaagaaaaagtaaagttgctaataataatatagacGACCTTAGCAGTTCCATTtcttgaatatattattttattattgttttcaaatttgaaaattgGAACAAATTCAGTATACTTTGTGAAAGATACAAAGAGGCTTTCAACAACAGGAAAAGAGTATAACAGATACCTTTGAGGTTTAAAGCAAAGCGGATACGCCACGCACAGGAGCTCTGCCAGAAAGAATACAGGACAAGCTTTGGCGATGAACTGTTCGTGATCTGCTACAAAATACGTAAAAAGGAAACTcagaatcaaataaataagaaaggaTGTTGAAGTTATGATGAAATCGACCCTCTAATTTGAAAGAGATTAGAGAGACAGGTCACCTGGCTGCTGTCTTCCATTATAAACAAGGTGAGAAGCTTAAGCAAAAATCTGATTCACACTTGGATAACTAGCACTCCAGCTGATAGAGCAATTACGAACAACAGACCAACTCCACTTTTCTGTCACAAGTTTGAACCAACGCgcatctccttttcttttgcacTTTCCAACTTTCCTGcgtgtttttttttctttttgtctctGCGAGTCAACAAGCGGGCAACATCTTTCTATGTTagacttctttttattttatattgaatttaattatctactaattttttaagaacttAATTCACATTTAACTTgttcattttataaatttattaaggaTTTCATAATATACGTGTACTTTTAATTAACATATAGATATTTTCAATTATGAagttaatataaaagttaagttaaaattataatactaatttatttcataaaacaaacattttgatatttattttctttccacttcttattctatttaaatcttttttttttttttgacaagaAAATGAACTTGATTAAAACGAAGAAAGATTATCAttattctcaaaaaaaaaaaaaaaaatcaaatatcaaaatgagGTAATTCTGTTTTGACTAGAAAAACTTTCAATTtgactaaaaaataaaaaattacatgtatatatacgcataatttaattttaagaattaaaatatattttaaacaaatagACCATTCACATGATGAAATGATGCTCGTCCAACTTTCACGGTCGTGTTCACGCGATCAATAATGAAAATTTCTAGCCTCTAGGATTTTCTCGATTAAAAACCTGATACAGCTTGCAAAATTTACCATATACCAGCACGGCTATATCGAGAAATGACGAactaattgtttttttttttcagttccGAGTAAAAG
The Ricinus communis isolate WT05 ecotype wild-type chromosome 1, ASM1957865v1, whole genome shotgun sequence DNA segment above includes these coding regions:
- the LOC8289177 gene encoding glutathione S-transferase 2 isoform X1, encoding MEDSSQQITNSSSPKLVLYSFWQSSCAWRIRFALNLKGLAYEYKAVNLAKGEQFSPEFEQLNPLHYVPVLVDGDVVVSDSYAIFLYLEEKYPQKALLPEDPQRRALNMQAASIVSSSIQPLHMVSVLKVVEEKVGPEEPLLWAQSSIEKGFAALEKLLKDVASRYATGEAVYMADVFLAPQIAVAMMRFKLDMSKFPTLGRIYESCKALPEFIAALPQSQPDAVH
- the LOC8289177 gene encoding glutathione S-transferase 2 isoform X2, with product MEDSSQITNSSSPKLVLYSFWQSSCAWRIRFALNLKGLAYEYKAVNLAKGEQFSPEFEQLNPLHYVPVLVDGDVVVSDSYAIFLYLEEKYPQKALLPEDPQRRALNMQAASIVSSSIQPLHMVSVLKVVEEKVGPEEPLLWAQSSIEKGFAALEKLLKDVASRYATGEAVYMADVFLAPQIAVAMMRFKLDMSKFPTLGRIYESCKALPEFIAALPQSQPDAVH